GTGGCCGAGCTGGGCCTGCCGCCGGTGGCGGTCAATCCCCTGGTGGCCCGCTCCCTGGCCAGCCAAGTGGGACTGGATGCCGGCCTGTTCGCCCCGTTGCGCCACGGGCCGGCCTGGGAACGGGGCGTCCGGCGGGCTCTGCATCCGGGCCATGGTATTCGACCCTGACCGGCATCATCGCCAGTCCCTTCGCCTCAAGGGCTTCGATTATTCCCAGTCCGGGGCGTACGCGGTGACCATCTGCACTGGAGACCGCCTGTGCCTGTTCGGCGACGCGACGGAAGGCGGCGTGCAACGAAACGAATATGGAGAGATTGTTGCCGGGTGCTGGCTGGCGCTTGCCGGCCATTTCCCAACGGTGCCCCTGGATACCTGGGTGGTGATGCCCCACCACGTGCACGGCATTCTCGTCCTTGGCCAGCCGGTCTCGCCACTGGGCCCGGCGCCGGGAGGGGTGCCATCGCCAGGGTGCCCGTGCGAAACATGGACGGCGGAGGCGCAGGAGGCGCCGGCGCGCCCTGCCCATCCTCTGGCCTCCCCCATGGGACCAAGACCGCGATCGGTGGCCTCCATGGTCGGTTCGTTCAAGTCGGCTGCCGCGAGACAGATCAACGCGCGCCGTGGTACACCCGGTGCACCGGTCTGGCAACGCAGCTACTATGAGCACGTCATCCGCGATCAGGGCTCCTTGCAGCGCATTCGCCAATACATCGTGGATAACCCCGGCTGCTGGGCGACGGATCGTGAGAACCTGGGGAAAATCGTGGCGCCAGGGCGGGCCCCCGGCTGACGGAATCCGGCACGACGGCGCCATCCGGACAGCTGCAGACCACTGACCACCAAACGCGGAGGCCATACACCATGATCAGCCAGGAGCTGCTGGAGATCCTTGCCTGCCCGCAGTGCAAAGGCGCACTGACCCTCACCCCCCAGGGCGACGGCCTCATCTGTGCCGCCTGCCGGCTTCTCTACGAGATCCGGGACGACATCCCGATCATGCTGGTGGAAGAGGCCAGGAAGCTGCCCGCCGATACCCCGGCCCAGTAGGCGGTCAGCATCATGCCCTTCACCAGCGTCATCGTCACCACCTGTGACTGGCCCTCGGCCCTGGCGCGGGCCCTGGACGCCCTGGCCGCCCAGACCCGGCTGCCGGATGAGGTGATCGTGGCGGACGATGGCTCCGGAGAGCCGACCCGGCAGCTCATCCGCCGGCGCCAGGCCGACTTTCCGGTGCCGCTGGGCCATGTCTGGCAGGAGCACCAGGGCTTCCGGGCGGCCCGCATCCGCAACGCCGCCATCCGGCAGGCCCGCGGCCGGTACATCCTGCTCCTGGACGGCGACTGTCTGCCGGTGCGGCGCTGGCTGGCCGACCACCTGGAGATGGCGGAGCCCGGCGTCTTTGTGCAGGGCAAGCGGCTTCTGGTCGCCCAGGGGATGGCGGAGGCGTTTTCCGCTGCCGATCTGGACCGTCCCGGCCAGCTCTTCGGCCTGGCGGCCCGAGGCCAGTTGGGCAACGCCCATCATCTCCTGCCGGTGCCGCTCTGGCCCGCCCGCCGCAGCCGGCGGTTGGCGGGCATCAAGAGCTGCAACCTCGGACTCTGGCGCCAGGACCTGGAGGCGGTGAACGGCTTTGACGAGGCGTACGAGGGCTGGGGCCGGGAGGACTCCGACCTGGCCGGCCGGCTCTTCAAGTACGGGGTCATGAGGAAGGATCATCCCTTCCGGGCCCTGGTCTTCCACCTTGGCCACCCGAGCCGGGTGGATGGCCGGCTGGCCGAAAACGATCGGCGGCTCGCGGAGAGCTTGAGCCGGGCCGATTTCCGCTGTTGCCAGGGCCTGGTGCCCCCGGCTGGCACGGTGCCGGAGCGGCCGTGAGCGGACCGGCCCGCCTGCCCCTGTCGGTGGCCACCATCACCCGCAACGAGGCGGACCGGCTGCCGGCCTGCCTGGCCTCGGTGGCCTTTGCCGCCGAGACCGTGGTGGTGGATGGGGAGAGCACCGACAACACCGTGGCGGTGGCCAAGGCCCTGGGCGCCCGGGTGATCGTTGCCCCCTGGCAGGGCTTCGGCGTCCAGAAGCAGCGGGCCATGGATGCCTGCCAGGAGCCCTGGATCCTGCTCCTGGACGCCGATGAGCGCCTGCCGGCCGAGACCGCTGCCGAGCTGGCCGCCGCCATCGCCAACCCCGAGGCGCCGGCGGCCTTTTCCCTGCCCCGCAAGAATCTTTTTGCCGGCCGCTGGATCCGGCATGGCGGCTGGTGGCCGGACCGGACCGTGCGCCTCTTCCGGAAGGGTCGCGCCCGGATGGCCGCCCGGCTGGTGCACGAGGCCCTGGAGGTGGACGGCCCGGTGGCCGAGCTCTCCCAGCCCATCGTGCACGACACCAACCGGGATCTCGCCCAGGTCCTGGAGAAGATCAACCGCTACTCCAGCCTGGGCGCGGCAGAGCTCTTCCGCCAGGGCCGGCGGGCCGGCATCCTCACCGCGCTTTTCCGGGCCCTGTGGGCCTTTGTCCACAACTACCTGTTGCGGGCCGGCTTTCTCGATGGCCCTGAGGGCCTCGTCATCGCGGTCTCGGACGGGGTCAATACCTTCTACAAGTACGCCAAGCTCCGGGAGGCGGGCCGCCGCTCCCAGGACCTTCCGGCAGCCAGCTCCTGAGCCCTGCCCATGCCCGCAGCCATCCCGGACGACATCAGCTCCCGCTCCCTGCCGGTGACCAACCAGTGGGTGCTCGACATCCTGGCCGAACGTCAGCCCTGGCCCCGGCCCATCCTGGACCTGGGGGCCGGCGAAGGGTACCTTTCCGCCCTCATCGCCCGCCATCTGCTGGCACGAGGGGAGACGGACCTGGCTGGTGCCATCGTGGCCTGCGATCTTCTGCCCCAGTATTTCCGGGTGCCCGGCGTCCGGTGCCAGCAGGCGGATCTCAACGCAGCTCTGCCCTTTCCCGGCGCCTCCTTTGCGGCGGTCTGCTCGGTGGAGGTCATCGAGCACCTGGAGAACCATTTCCAGTTCGCCCGGGAGATCTACCGGATCCTGGCGCCCGGTGGCCTGGCCGTGATCACCACCCCCAACCTCTTGAACCTGCGCAGCCGTGCCAAGCAGTTTGCCTGCGGCTTCCCGGAGCTCTTCGATCCCCTGCCCCTGGATCCTGATCCCCGGGAGCTGGGCGGCCACATCCATCCGGTCTCCTGGTACTTTTTGGCCTATGCCTTGAGGAAGGCGGGCTTTGCCAACCTGGCCGTCCGGGTGGACCGCTACCGCCGCTCGGCCCTGTTCTGGGGGCTTTTCCTGGCCTGGCCCCTGCGGCTGGCCACGGCCGGCTACCGGCTGCTGCTGGGCCGCCGGTCCGGCAGCCTGGACAGCGGCAACCGCGGGCTTCTGGGGGCGATCAACTCCTGGCCCCTGCTCCTGGGCCGCACCCTGATCGTCACCGCCGAGAAGCCGCGATGACTCAAGAGATTACGATGATGGCGGTTGCCGGAAGAAGGGGCGGCGTCTATAATCCGCCCTTTGTGAGACTCCCCTGGCAGCGCTTCCTTCCTGGGCCTTGTTGATGGACCACGACGACACCACGAGCTCGGACCCAAAGACCGAACCCCGCCCCCTGGGCGAGCGTCTGGCTGCCCTGGCGGCCGGCCTGGCGCATCAGGCCCTGGACAGCCAGGAGCTGGACTGGGTGCTGGTGGGAGGGCTTTGCGAGCTGGCCTGCGCCGCAGATCCGACCATGAGCGACCTGGCCACCACGGCCCTCTACACCAGGGCCGTGGAAAGGCTGTGCGACGACTTCAGCCAGGCCGGGGTCTGGGCCACCAACCGCCTCCTGGCCTGCCTCATCCAGGAGGTGCGCCGCCGTCTGCCCTGGGGCCAGGAGCTGGACCGCCGCCTGGCCGAGCACGGCCTGGCCAGTCCCGCCCAGCTGGTGGAGCGCTGCGAGCTGCTTGCCCGGCCCCGGCCGGTGGAGAACCGCCACCGGGTCGAGCGGTGCCTGGTCCTGTCCCGGGTTACCATCGGCGCCGATATTGCCATCACCAGCGTCCTCTTGCAGCGGCTGGCGGCCGCCTTTCC
This genomic stretch from Thermodesulfobacteriota bacterium harbors:
- a CDS encoding transposase; amino-acid sequence: MVFDPDRHHRQSLRLKGFDYSQSGAYAVTICTGDRLCLFGDATEGGVQRNEYGEIVAGCWLALAGHFPTVPLDTWVVMPHHVHGILVLGQPVSPLGPAPGGVPSPGCPCETWTAEAQEAPARPAHPLASPMGPRPRSVASMVGSFKSAAARQINARRGTPGAPVWQRSYYEHVIRDQGSLQRIRQYIVDNPGCWATDRENLGKIVAPGRAPG
- a CDS encoding Trm112 family protein, with product MISQELLEILACPQCKGALTLTPQGDGLICAACRLLYEIRDDIPIMLVEEARKLPADTPAQ
- a CDS encoding glycosyltransferase, with the translated sequence MPFTSVIVTTCDWPSALARALDALAAQTRLPDEVIVADDGSGEPTRQLIRRRQADFPVPLGHVWQEHQGFRAARIRNAAIRQARGRYILLLDGDCLPVRRWLADHLEMAEPGVFVQGKRLLVAQGMAEAFSAADLDRPGQLFGLAARGQLGNAHHLLPVPLWPARRSRRLAGIKSCNLGLWRQDLEAVNGFDEAYEGWGREDSDLAGRLFKYGVMRKDHPFRALVFHLGHPSRVDGRLAENDRRLAESLSRADFRCCQGLVPPAGTVPERP
- a CDS encoding glycosyltransferase family 2 protein, with amino-acid sequence MSGPARLPLSVATITRNEADRLPACLASVAFAAETVVVDGESTDNTVAVAKALGARVIVAPWQGFGVQKQRAMDACQEPWILLLDADERLPAETAAELAAAIANPEAPAAFSLPRKNLFAGRWIRHGGWWPDRTVRLFRKGRARMAARLVHEALEVDGPVAELSQPIVHDTNRDLAQVLEKINRYSSLGAAELFRQGRRAGILTALFRALWAFVHNYLLRAGFLDGPEGLVIAVSDGVNTFYKYAKLREAGRRSQDLPAASS
- a CDS encoding class I SAM-dependent methyltransferase, producing the protein MPAAIPDDISSRSLPVTNQWVLDILAERQPWPRPILDLGAGEGYLSALIARHLLARGETDLAGAIVACDLLPQYFRVPGVRCQQADLNAALPFPGASFAAVCSVEVIEHLENHFQFAREIYRILAPGGLAVITTPNLLNLRSRAKQFACGFPELFDPLPLDPDPRELGGHIHPVSWYFLAYALRKAGFANLAVRVDRYRRSALFWGLFLAWPLRLATAGYRLLLGRRSGSLDSGNRGLLGAINSWPLLLGRTLIVTAEKPR